The Helianthus annuus cultivar XRQ/B chromosome 11, HanXRQr2.0-SUNRISE, whole genome shotgun sequence region gtggagttctcattttttctgcttttggggagaggcctgggaggtctaaagttttgtttgacttcttctgttgccaggatttcttgaggggttttggtgaggggagtgaaactcatgcctttgTCTCTGCTTGAAGGGTTCCGACCTTCAGCCCTTCGAGAGTCTGAACCCTTTGGGCGCCTGTCATAGGAGTTGAAGTTTCCCCTCTTTCTGGCTGGACTATTGCTTCGCCAGCCAgaccctcttttcctttgttccttgatgtctacagcttcctctccccgaatgtgggcttcggccctttcaagggcttcttccaaggttttgggcagagatttgttgaaatctcgtgtgaggtaTTTAGAGGTTATGGCATTCATAAAGCcagccactctcattttctcgtcAGCCCCTACATAGGTCagaccttccttcttgtatcgttcaatgaatgctcgaagactttcatcatcacgttgttttatctggaagattactgttgcgtccttgacatatcgcctttgttgggagaagtttgccaggaAACCCCTGCTGAGAtcgtcaaagcttcgaatgctttgagcaggtaggtcgttgaaccagattctggcggatccaacaagagtctgcatgaacattaggcaacattcagcatttgaccatttttctattcgagcagcaccagtgaagatctggagGTGGTCCtcgggatcttcagtcccatcatacgttctgatgtgggttggcatcttgatttttgattgaaaattgttggtgcacttatgtctgtactttgtctgtatttcgtCATGATACAAAATGATGTCTCTTGTTAGTCTGGGTTACGTCTTAGGTTTGTTTATATGTGTGTTtggatgtaagtttgaccaagtcaaccatcctcctggtttgacttggccaaacagttaacacataatttgtaacatatgttgtgtcgaaggatgtcatcgaaggattgtttatatccttcgatgacctcgaaggataaccttcgatggatgcagttggacctcgaaggatataccatccttcgaggtatatgtggatccttcggtgagattctggtcgatagatgatctttcgaccagacattctgatccttcgaccagtgTATCtgtcatgggtatatatatactcatgtagTGTTCACTTGACAGTAACACaagcacacagacagaaagatacgagagatagagagagtattctgtcaagaacacacacacacttagagagtttgcaaaactgatttgtaaaaattgagcttgtaaccgaacctttcatacgtattaatacaagtggtgttaatcggtgaatattgtgtgtcttgtgtttgtgcttgtttcaactcggtttgcactctagcttggattccgcactcgctagtgtgtttcacataacaaggttaaggtttgacctcatcctccgagagggacctacaaaaatcataatcggctatctgccttgagaagcatgaaaggttgCTTGGCTTATAGGGTTTAGCCAAGTCCTCTTCAGGCCTTGTATCCACATTGTTACTATTGCCATGATTCCCCTGAGTGGCTAGCAATTGATTaatgaagtgttgccacgggaagttggccatcatctgggtcatcataTTGGGCATGAGGtggaagccttgaaggcttcctggACCAACTGAGCAGTTTATTGCAAGAGGGGTGCTActaacagcacttcgtgctaaagggagcacggacagagcctgctcccatgtggttgttacagaagctggatagcttgtcactggggactgtaggagctggtcAAGTGTTAGCTCATGTCCCAGAGGAGCACCACTAGtaattggttgggaagagaggATAGGATGTACCGTAGGATTTGTCATAGTGGATAGATAAGGGTGAGggtttgaagggttgctgggaccagcctcactTCTTGTGGTAAAAGGTGGTAGGGGTGGTCCGGGAGACAgcgttggctcaggttcgtcaTAATCTAAACGAATCCTTATgcccttttccctttctttactcacatgttggttaagaagtgaccttaactcgaggaaattattagcgaccccctcgggggtaagttcaacacgcgCCGGGGTGTCAGATACACCGACATTGGGGGATGGAGCCCCGGATCTGGATGGGGTTGAtgtgttgaaggtaaggaactcAGGTGTGCTCCCCGAAGTCTAGAAAGGTGTTGTTATAGTCGTATGAGCTTGGCCACCACCCGGGGTGGAAGTGTTAGGGATCTGGTTCACTTCTCCCgaagatccactttctgacatggtgaCTTTGAGTGaagagagctacactactaggtcttttttgagAAGAAATGGCGGCGTAGCCCAACGGTGGGCGcgaacttgttgatgcaacaaacacgagaccaaagATGGTAGCTGAGTCGGTTAGGCAaaaaggttgaagggttcaaccttgcctaacgcaggtcacggggtccccccacgtttgcaaaacgtggaaggaggttcactagtatgtaattgttgtttgctgagagttctttctccgagacgtgctcgaatccagaagtgaaagcaaacagaatgtgtgtggtggatgtgatAAGAAGTAACTTGAGAGTGAGCAGGTACTCCACGAATGACCAGAAATGAGGGAATCTCAACTGATCGAAGAATGTCTTTTAGGGTGAATGAgttgtcttcttataggggaagacatctcctcaaatggtatgtacaagactagtagaacctgtttgcagtggagggtttccccttttggggttgaaggcttttgtcCCCTGGATAATAGGATGTATTGTTcagacctgctttgcttttgcgAGCGTGGGTTGGTGAAGTGAGCTCGGATGTGATTGATTACTGTTCCCTCCTCGCTTTTCCCATTTCACAGCTTTTCaaccattgaaccgtttaacccTTTAAGCACTTGCATGTTTAGTcactttatttagtcttgggctacccccgtcatcatatacttataaataaaaataagtacACTTGGCATATTTTCATACTCTTTCCTTAATTGTAGGCTTATATAGTTTCAACACGTGGTAGGTTGTAGTTCCACCATTATAactataagagtaaattacaagttttgcctttatgtttgtaccaaattatAATCGGTGTCCTTTAACTTCAAAATTGACTTGTTtcgtccttaacgtttcaaaatcctgcacattatgtcctttagccctaacttagtcagattttttggttaaatatggtcatgtgccttgcacatgagggtattcttgtcatttcacCTTCCCATGGGCTATTTTATAAAGAATTATTATTCAAAGACTAATTGTATaaactgaaaaataaaaataaatataaactcTTCTCTCTCTTTTATATCTCTCTGATAtgaacccaccaccaccaccacctaatCTATCTcaacccatcaccaccaccccACAACCTTCACTGCCACAACCCACCTCGGCCAtcaccagtggcggacccaggatttttggACAATGGGGTCCCATTTTTCCGGTGTTCAAATTTTTTTGATCGGTCGttgttcgggtcgggtcgggaaACATAATAGAAAACAATATCATAACTAAATTATAAGTTTCATTTACTACACATTCAACTAAATATAGGTGAGAAAAAATCGAAATAGGAAAAAAATAGAGTGATTAATTTAAAATCAGGtttaaggaaaaaaaaaaacacaaaaaaacaaaacaaacaggTATTGAACCCAAGACCTTTTGTGTGTAAACAAGGGGTTTTACCACTGCACCAGGCTCACTTTCATTGTTATGGAGTCCATAGAAAATTTTATATACCGCTTCTACTACTTTTTTAAAAAAGactggggtccggggaccccgttTCGCTTAACGTGGGTCCGCCCCTGGCCTTCACCGCCTCAACTGACGCCTTCTTCGTCGCCCAATCACCACTACTCAAAAACTCAACCAAACAATTTACCAACAAATTCAACGCCGATAAACAACTCAATCGCCGCCGATAAACACATAGTCGAGCCGATCTACAAGTTCTGTCATGCTCCGTCATAACCGCTTCAACCAACGGATTTGATTGGGAGGAAAACAACGGTGACGTAATCTCCGACAGAGATCATTTTGAACACGTGAGGTGAGAGAGCGTCGCTGTGTGTTGTTGAGAGAAACCCTAGGATGCGGATGCATTGCCGGCGTACCGGAGATTTGTCGGAGGATGATGTGTTGGTGAGGTAGGTGAGGAATGGAGCGATGGAGGTGTGGTTGAGAGTGAGTGCGATGGATTTGAGCTCCGATGAAGCGACCATCGACCCTCATTGAGAGTGAGTGGTTTGTGAGGTAGGTAAAACGCCGTCGCAGCTGAGGCGTTGGGGAATTACCAGAGGGCCGGTCGTGGCGTTGGGGAGAAGATTGTTGCAGGTCATTAATGGTGTTTCTACATATTTTAATATATGGTCTTCAATTTTGACTAAACTATCCAATAAGAAATGAGATGGGTTAAgtgaaaacttaaaaaaaaaaaaaaaaaaaaaaaaaagataaaagacAAAAGATATCTGAAGAACCAAAAGTCCAAAATCTAATCTGTTTGACGAAGAAGGTCAgattaaagagagagagagagaaagagggagagtttatatttgttttttttttatttttttttattgtgtaaATAGTCCTTGAATAATATTATTTTACAAAATAGCCTCTACAAATGTGAAATGACAAGAATGCGCTCATGTGCAAAGTATGCGaccatatttaaccaaaaaatccgACTGAGTTAGAGCTAAATGCCATAACGTGTAGGATTTTAatacgttaaggacaaaactagTCAATTTTGAAGTCAAAGGACACCCCCTGCaatttgatacaaacataaaagacaaaacttgtaatttactcaaaaattaAAAGAGCCCATGCGGACTGCAACGACTTTTCCTTGCGGTCATCTGTGTATTTTTTCAATGTAACACAACGTCAAAATGAAGTTTTTTAGTTCTCATTAACAATGTGTCTTCTTATGATCTCTCCTTTCAATCTTTACAGGGCTCCCGCCCTCATGTCACCTTTAATCTACAATATTCTCTATATATTGCAGCTTAAAACTAGACTTGTGAGTCAACAAATACAAAAACAACAAAGTGCAACAATAAAAGTTACAACATGCTCTTTATTCTATAGAGTGATACATGTCCAACATATCGTTACTCAATggtattattatttaacaaacatATGAAATAAATATCCAACAAAGTCAAATAAAAGAATGTTCCAAGAATCTTTGACACATCCACCACATTAGCAGAGCTAGAAATAAGTTATTCAAAGGGTGGGCACAACAGAGATAAGTTTACATCCAGTTAACTTTAGCTGGTACAAACTTAAGCTAACTATTTACACGGGTTGTAATCGCGGTTTGGTTGGGTTAAAACACCTACCAAAAACCATCTTTTGCCATTTTCAGGAACTCACAAAGTGTGATGGTTGGGAGCTCGTTGTTGTCCGATTTCTTCTTCTTGATTTTGGTCATCTTCAACACCTTTGTACCTTTGGTCTCGGACTCCGTTGTTGACACCAAGTTGTAGAACTGTCAATGACAAGATGATTCATAGGGTGTTTGGATGTGCACTTCGAAAGCAACCATATGATATTGAATGAACATTGTCAGATAATTAGTTTTTTTCCTCTTATTTGGTAACCGTGAGAACCCGTTACTAGTGTTTGGGTCATTATCATAAAGTGGATAAGACGGTTTAATTTATATTTTACTGACAATAgttttaataaaaccttttgaaaatagatttatatttatattttaccTCACAAACACCATGAAGTAACAACCTATGGAAAGGATCTTGGGCATACATCACAAGAACCTCCTCATTAGCTGCCTCTGAGACAAAGGCCCGTATGTTAACCTGAAAACGATCAGTGTGATCACTATGATTGCAAAAATCATATTACTGACACAATAATTTAATTTACTTATTAGAATGATTCAGAAGGTTTTTATCCATTTGACCCCTTTCCTAAATGGGCCAAAACTGTCATCTTTGCTTTATACCAAAATTTATATGTTTCAAGTTTTCAACTGCACAACCATTTTACAAGCAAAAAGATTATTGAATAAAAATCTTCTGGTATAACAAGATAGATGCGTATACTGTAAAATACCTCAAAACCATTAACAAGTTCTGGAAGGAAGCTTCGGCGAAATGCCTCTCTAGTTCTGCAGTCAACCCTATGCCATGCAGTTAACGCAGCTATCTTATCAGCATCCACACTACTTTTCTTCTTTGATGAGAAACCTTTGAGAGCCTCTATTGCACCAGCCTGCAGGGGAAAACATTTAAggattaaatattataaaaatcataaaaaaataaaGTGTAAAACATAAAAGGTCAGGCTTTTGttcaatttatttataaataatcaaactgttaaataaaaatataaaaataacttTTTCTTGCTATATTAATACTACTTACTGGATAAAACAATTCAGAAGGTTATATGCATTAGAAATACAATTTTGAGTGACTTCGATCCATTCCTTTTTAGCTAAGCGTTTTGATTTAAGTTATTTGACCCATATGAGATCAATAATGACCCAAACGACCCATGTTTACATCATGAAGAAAGACAAAGTCCAtagtagaaagaaaaaaaaaagctaaTTAAGAGCAGATAAACAGAGTAAGGTATATTCTCGTTGCTAAGATATAAACTTCTTTCAAGCCAACCCCATATTAAAGGAAATACGGAAAACGGGAGGCATAGTTATACTCAACAATAGGATGTTGACATCGGTGTCAATAGAAACATGAGTAAGAAATCATTTTTTCCAAGAGTACCATTGATGGGAAAAGAGAACGACAAACAAGAGAAGTGGAAAACCTCTTTATCCATGTCTATATTCCTAAACTTGTCCCACTCCCCCACATTTGTCATGCAAAATGGTGACGGCTGTGCCTCATCACCTGTAAAGTCAACCATAAACGTATCATTTTGCCAATTCAGCAAATAAAGAGCATACCATGGTGGGCCAATATCACTGCTTGGCCAACCAAAACCGAATGAAAATGCATTTAACATTATAAGCATTACTATTTGTCCATACTGAACTTTAAAACTCCCGTTTTGGTAACCAACTTTTTAAAATTTTGCTTCTGATGCAATTAACTTTTAAAATTTACCTTTTTGACCAGCTTTTAAACCTATATACTTAAATTTACAATAGAAAACAGATGAAAGACAAACCACTACCATCCAAATACAGTAATACACGGTTACACACACATAAATTAAAGTGTTTTACCAAAAGGTGGTGGAGCAAACAACCCTCTAATTTCATCTCCAGTCAAACGAGGTACAAGCTCCAACAGTATACGATCATTTATCCATCTACGTGCCCGTCTGTTGCTAACCTGGAAGAAATTAATAAAGATTGTCAACCACATAGTTTTCAAAAACACAGGTCATAAACCTAATTAACAATCACATACAATCCAAATCACAACTACAAATTAACTAAAGATGATGCAAACCCAAATAGTTCACTATTCATGAAACTCCAGTCATGTGAATTAAAACAAGAAATACAATGAGTGAAAACACTAAGAACGGGTTACATATGTAGAAAGTATCTATCAAGTAGCAGTTTACTAAACTACAACAAGATTGTCAAAACATCAATTCATGTATAAATTAAAACAAGAAAGAAAATGAGTAAAGTTTTAAAAACATGTCACATATGTAGAAAGTATCTATCAACTATCAGTTTACTAAACTGCAACAAGATTAACATCTAACTTCCATCTCCTCACGTAGATTACATCGtaaatatgtaaaaaaataataattcttTTAGCAAATACAGAAATAACTAACTAGATTAAAATATTCATTAACTGGTCAGCAAGATCACAGTTTCACCATTAAATTAAAAATCACAACAGTTCAAACTCATCATCAGGTCATCAGTATATACACTTTTTGTAACTTAAAACATCAATCCATGTAAATTAatacaagaaaaaaaataaaaaaaaattaagaacaGATCACATATGTAGAAAAGTATCTATCAACTATCAATTTACTAAGCTACAACAAGATTAACAACATCTAACTTCCGCATCATCCGTATATTACATAGTAAATCAAAACATTCCATAGCTAGTCAGCAAGACAAATCATAAATCACAACAGTTTAAACTCATGCCATCACTATACACAAAATTTATCAGTTAAAACATCAATTCAATCAAATCATCCACATAATATCATCTTCTACAATCAACAAATCCGTAAACATAAACACAGATCTACAAATCAAAATTACTCTGTCGTTCAAGCTCTCAAGGTATTCAATCTTCTTCTCGAGCGCCAATCCACGTGATTTCGCATCGCCTGCAAACATCCACAAATCAAATCTAACTTTAAACAATCGATCAATTGAAACTGTATGAACAATTAGCGATGAAACCCTAGGTTGTGGTGGCGATCAAATTCGGGGAATTTGTGGTACCTTTGGTGTGATCgaatgaagatgatgagaaatgatCGTGCGGGAGAACATCAGGAGTCGCCATTGATAGGAATTTGAGTGATTGTTGAAGCTGAAAGCTGTTTGAATGTTTGGGGAATCTGAGCCCTAAAAATGAGGGAATTGGGGGAATATGCTGTGATGTGATGCAGTCGTGTGCGGGATGCCGGGATGCTTCTTGTGTACCTACAGCTAGGGGTGAGCGTTTCACGGTTCCGACCCCAAGAACCTTGAACCTGACCCATAAGAACCTTAGACCCGAaccttttttttaatatatgaGTCGGTTTTCGGTTCTAGATTTATATGAAATACCGGTTCCGACCTGACGGTTCTAAGATAAGAACCACCAAAACCGTTCGTAATTTAATTAGAATGtataaaaaaactattttttttataaaaaaaggtcCAATAGATGTGTATTGTTAACTCAAAAGAATAAAACAATACTATTCTTTTGCCTCTTCGCTATTCTTTTACGTGTTCTTGTAATCAATTTAACGTAATATTAATACAGTattaaaataattttatttttaaagaataataaTGAGTTTTTCGTAAATTATATTCCAGCTAGATGTACATATAGATGTATATATATGGATGTGATATACTACATAATATATCTATTATATCCAAATTTGTAGTATATATTTACGTATATTGCTCTAATGTATTTGCATATGtgtatatagggtaaggatagtgtaaaaagggcctaaagtgtgagaagtgtaagaagtgtattataacactatatataatactatataacaccatataaacaccgtataacagtatgtaacaccatataataccatataacactatgtaacactatatatcattatataacaaatataacaccatacatctatcatagacatgctatcagacaacctatagtgttatatttgttatataatgatatatagtattacaaagtgttatatggtattatatggtgttatatattgttatacggtgtttatatggtgttatatagtgttatatatagtgttataatacacttctcacacttctcacactttgggcactttttacaggatcctctacctgtGTATATATACTAATACAATTACCAACATGAGTCACACCCTTTGATTTAAGCATCATGTCTTTACATACCAGCGCAAAGTACCGTTTCAAGAAGGAAAAAGAAGTGAcggttcaaaagtcaaaccactAATTGTATCTTATCCCACCGTTTCAACATCTACATTACATATACAATGCAACACTAAAACAAAATTCCGTCACCGCCATATGTTTACACCTTCACGCCTTCCTACAAGATTCACCACCACCATCTTGGTATATTCACCAATATTTCAAATTTCACCATTGTCATCTACGTTTATTCACCATATCCTTTAATCTCTCAAATCCGATCACTCGATCAGTGACATAATCTTCCGGTATGTATTTCTACACCCGTGGTTATGAATTGCAACTATGAAAGTACTAAATGTACTTGATAACCAAATATTCTTCAATCTTTTTTACAAATCCTTCGTCCGTAAGTGATCTGTATATAGTGAAAATAGGTTCCGATTCTGTTAATTTGTTATTATAAGCGTTATATTGTAGGAATGATGGTTGTTTGAAATCATGATTGTGTTGATGAGGGAAAACTTTTGCATAATTTGTTAATTGTCACAATAAGTGTTTCGTTATAGAAGTGATGGTTATTTGGAATCGTACATGATCTATGAAAATGCATGATCGGATAAGGAGTTTTGAACCGATGACGATAATCAATGAAATTATGCTCGATTTCGTTAAATTATTTGCGGATGCATTTCATTATAACAATTACGGTTATTTGGAATCATGAATATGCTGATGATGGAAAAAATGGTGAAATTAGGTTTCTATTATCATCTGCATTTTATTTTGAAATGACGGTTATTTTCATTCGTTTTGATAAAAAGTTTATTGAAAATATGCTGAATGACCCTAACCCGTTATGCTAATTGAAATTTATGTTGTTTCTGTATTCTAATTATATTTAATGATTTTGCGCTTTCTTTGGTAACTAAATAAATATCTAATATCGATGTGTAAGATTAACCGGAAGAATGACCAACTTTTTCTCATTAATATTCATCACCCCTTTTCGTATTCAATAGGATATAGTCATATATGTTACTAAAAAATCAAACATAAGTTTTATTTGATGTTGTTGCAGGTGCTAAAGAACTAAGAATATCATTCACTTCTGATCAAAGAACCCCTGTTCATGAAAAAACCTCTACACAAACTGTGATAAAGAAAGATATATATATTGTGTTGTATTATATATTCaagaaattaaaaataaaaattaaagggTATTTGGTTTTGTCACCGTTGGGCTAAACCCCGGTGTATATTATAGTCTAAGTTACCGGCATACCACGTCGGTTTGATATTTTGGGTCTCGGCATCGGACAAGAGTATTTGTTTGTGAAGATTGATCGACGACCGACCAGTATTTGTTTGATACCAAACAGTATTTGTTTTTGAAACCATGATCCTGGTTCCGATTTGTAATCTTCATTTTCTTTACGATACCGACTCCATTTTGTTATAGAATAAAAGTGAGACGAAAAAGTCTATGTCAACTTTGGGAACCTATGGCCGAAAACAGCATCAACGGCTCTTTCAAAAAGAGTTT contains the following coding sequences:
- the LOC110889583 gene encoding uncharacterized protein LOC110889583; the encoded protein is MATPDVLPHDHFSSSSFDHTKGDAKSRGLALEKKIEYLESLNDRVSNRRARRWINDRILLELVPRLTGDEIRGLFAPPPFGDEAQPSPFCMTNVGEWDKFRNIDMDKEAGAIEALKGFSSKKKSSVDADKIAALTAWHRVDCRTREAFRRSFLPELVNGFEVNIRAFVSEAANEEVLVMYAQDPFHRLLLHGVCEFYNLVSTTESETKGTKVLKMTKIKKKKSDNNELPTITLCEFLKMAKDGFW